Genomic DNA from Brenneria izadpanahii:
ATTTACGGCCTGATGCAGGCGATTTTCCAGATCCCCTTCGGCCTGATGTCAGACCGCGTCGGCCGGAAGCCGTTGATTGTCGGCGGCCTGCTGATCTTCACCCTGGGCAGCGTCATCGCCGCGCTCAGCGATTCAATCTGGGGCATTATCCTTGGCCGGGCGCTACAGGGCTCCGGCGCGATTTCCGCCGCCGTGATGGCGCTGCTTTCCGATCTTACCCGCGAGCAGAATCGTACCAAAGCGATGGCGTTTATCGGCGTCAGCTTCGGCGTCACCTTCGCTATCGCCATGGTGGTCGGTCCCATCGTCACCCATGCATTCGGATTGCAGGCTTTGTTCTGGGGCATCGCCGTTCTGGCGCTGATGGGCATCGTGATTACCTTAACCATGATCCCGGCGGCGCCATCGCATGTATTGAACCGGGAATCGGCGATTGTACGCGGCAGCTTCCGCAAGGTTTTAGCCAATAGCCGCCTGCTAAAACTAAACTTCGGCATCATGTGTTTGCATATTCTGCTGATGTCGAGTTTCGTGGCGCTGCCAAGAGTTATGGAACAAGCCGGGCTGGCGCCGCAGGACCACTGGAAAGTCTATCTGGTCACCATGCTGATTTCATTCGCCGGCGTGGTGCCGTTCATTATCTATGCCGAATTGAAACGGCGGATGATCCGGGTATTTATCCTCTGTATTGTGCTGCTGATCGCTGCGGAACTGGTGCTATGGGCGGCCGGAAACCAGCTCTGGCGCATCATTTTCGGCATTCAGCTATTCTTTCTCGCCTTTAACGTGATGGAAGCGCTGTTGCCGTCGCTGATCAGTAAAGAGTCCCCCGCCGGATACAAGGGAACCGCTATGGGCGTTTATTCCACGACGCAGTTTCTCGGCGTCGCCATCGGCGGTAGTCTGGGCGGCGGACTGTTCGATCTGTACGGTCCGGCGGCGGTCTTCGCCATTGGCGCAGGCATTGCCGCGCTGTGGCTGATCGTCGGCTTCACGATGCCGGAACCGCCTTATCTCAGCAGCCTGAGAATCACTCTCTCCGATTTAGCCTTAAAGAACAGCGACCTCGAACAGAAAATGCGAACCCAGCCGGGGGTTGCGGAGGTCATCATCGTGCCGGATGAGTACAGCGCCTACGTTAAGATCGATAACAAGCGAATCAGCAGACAGCAACTAGAGCAGTTGGTCAGACAGGCATAAGAACGACAAGGCCGGCAATGCCGGCCTGTAAAATCTTAATCGCGAAAATTGGTGAACTGGAACGGTTGCCCCAGATCGGCGCCGCGCACTAACGCCATCACGCTTTGCAAATCGTCGCGCGATTTTCCGGTCACCCGCACCTGTTCGCCCTGAATCTGGGCCTGCACCTTCAGTTTGCTGTCTTTAATCAGTTTAACGATTTTTTTCGCCAGCGCGCTTTCTATACCCTGCTTCAGCTTGGCCTCAACGCTGTAGGTTTTGCCGCTGTGATCCATCTCTTCAGGAACCTCCAGCGCGCCGCCTTCGATACCCCGCTTCATCAGTTTTTCACGCAGAATATCAACCAGTTGCTGAACCTGAAAATCCGATTCGCTGGCGACTTTGATGCTTTGTGATTTTTCATTCAGTTCAAAGCTGGCCGGCACATTGCGAAAATCCCAGCGAGTGCTCAGCTCACGCGTGGCGTTATCCACCGCATTACGGACTTCCTGCATATCAATTTCCGAAACAATATCGAAAGATGGCATAATCAATCTCCTGACAATTTTGACCGGCGAGCATAATAACCGCTCCTTTTCCATATACCCAATAGATTTCATGGCGCAAGACGGCGTCAATGCACGAACCCCAAACGCAAAGCATTTAGGGAGCAATACGCCGCCGCAACTTGAAAGATAATGGATATAACCGAATAGTGATGCAAATAGTAACCTATGACTGGCCTATATAAGAACGACTGTTCCCGTGTCAATAAAGGGAGTATCAAATGAAAATAACCGTTCTTGGTTGCGGTGCTATCGGGCAGCTATGGCTAGCCGCCTTCCATCAGCATGGGCATGATGTCCAAGGGTGGCTACGTATTCCACAACCTTTCTGCCCGGTTAATGTGATCCAGCTAAACGGGCAGCACTGTAATCTGAATCTGACCGCCAACGATCCCGAGCATCTGGCGCAAAGCGAGCTGTTATTGGTCACGTTAAAGGCCTGGCAGGTTTCTGATGCCGTTATCGCGTTACTGCCGCAACTAAACCCCCATTGCACTATTTTGTTATTACACAATGGAATGGGAACACACGAAGAGCTGCCGCCTCTCAGTCAGCCGCTGATTTTTGGCGTGACGACGCACGCAGCTCGCCGTGATGCCACCACCGTAGTCCATGTCGCGGCGGGCACAACGCACATCGGATCGGTCAACAATGCCGATACGCAAAGTCATTTTGCAGAAATACTGCACCAGGTTTTACCCGATGTCGCCTGGCATAACAATATTACCGCCACCTGCTGGCTAAAACTGGCGGCCAACTGCGTCATCAATCCGTTAACGGTGGTGTACCAATGCCAAAACGGAGACCTGCGGGATCATCCGCAACAGTTGGAATCGCTTTGTCAGGAAATAGCGGCCGTGATGGATCGGGAGGGCTTCCATACCTCAACGGAAAGCCTGCTAATCTACATTAACCAAGTTATTCAGAACACTGCGGCTAATATCTCTTCCATGCGGCAAGACATCATGGCGCAGCGGCATACCGAGATCGACTATATCACCGGTTATCTGCTGCGGCGGGCGCGTATCCACGGTCTGACGCTGCCCGAGAATAGCCGGCTGTTTGAAGCCATCAAGCGTAAGGAGAATGAATATGAGCGCATCGGTACTGGCGTGTCTGGCTCCTGGTAGCGAAGAAACCGAAGCCGTCACGACAATAGATCTCCTGATCAGAGCGGGCATTCAGGTTACGACCGCCAGCGTCGCCAGCGATGGCGGCCTGGAAATCATCTGTTCCCGCGGCGTAAAACTTTTGGCCGACGTTCCGCTGGTCGCGGTTGCCGATCGGCATTTTGACGCATTGATTTTACCGGGCGGGCTGCAAGGCGCCGAATGTTTTCGCGATAGCCCGCTGCTGGTGGAATGTATTCGTCAGACCCATCAGGAAGGAAAAATCATCGCGGCGATGTGCGCCTCGCCGGCCGTGGTGCTGGAACATCACCAGCTATTCCCCATCGGCAATATGACCGGTTATCCGGGGTTAAAAGATAAAATCGCGCCGGAGAAGTGGATGGATAAGCGGGTGGTTTACGATCCCCGCGTCAAGCTGCTGACCACCCAAGGTCCGGGCACCAGCATGGATTTCGCCCTGAAACTGATCGATCTGCTGCTGGGTAAAGAGAAAGCGGCGGAAGTGGCGGCACAGCTAATCCTGCCGCCCGGTATTTATAACTACCGGGACTGACAAAGAAGGGCGCGGTCCGGCGCCCTTCCCATCGCATTACGGACGGTACACCTTCACGTTGCTGAACCCTTGTTCGCGCAGGTACAGCGCCTGTAAACGGCTCATCACCCCGCGCTCGCAATAGAGCAGATAGGTTTTACTCTGGTCCAGATCGCCGAATTGCGTGCTCAATTTGTAAAATGGCAGCAATTTAATCTCGGCGCCGTTCGGCTCCAACGGTTTATCTTCCTGCTCGTCCGGCGCGCGGATATCCAGTAAGACATCCGTTGGCGCAAACGCCGCCACAGTTTCCACCTCAGCCACTTCCTGACTGGCTTGCTCGGCGATTTCGCGGATATCGATGTTACGCGCTTCGCTGACCACGCGTTCCAGAATCGAGAAATCGAACAGGCTTTCTTCATGCTCGATTTTAGCTTTAACCGCTTTCACCGTCGGGCTTTTGGAAATCACGCCGCAGTATTCCGGCATCGTTTTGGCGAAGTCTTCGGTTCCCAGTTGACGAGCCAGCTTGATGATGTGCTCTTTGTCATGAGAAATCAGCGGGCGCAAAATCAATGTATCGGAAGCATTATCGATCAGGCGCAGGTTCGTCAGCGTCTGACTGGAAACCTGTCCCAGCGCTTCGCCCGTCACCAATGCCTGAACGCCATAGCGTTCAGCCATTTTGGAAGCCGCGCGCACCATCATGCGCTTGAGCACCACGCCCATCTGACCATCATCGATCTTTTCAAGGATCTCGCCGACTACCGGCTCAAAATCAATGGCAATGAAACGCACCCGATGTGAACTGCCAAAACGGCTCCACAGATAATGCGCGACCTGCTTAACGCCGATTTCATGAGCCGCGCCGCCCAGATTAAAGAAGCAGTAATGCACCCGACAGCCGCGGCGCATCAGCATATAGCTGGATACGCCGGAATCGAAGCCGCCGGAAATCAGCGACAAGACGTCTTCCTGCGTGCCGATGGGAAAGCCGCCAATCCCTTCGTAGCGGCCATTAATCAGCAGCAGCCGATCCTGATCGATTTCCAGATGGACGGTAACCTGCGGAGACGTAAGGTTTACCCTGGCGGTTTCAATATGCTGGTTCAAACCGCCGCCGACATAGCGCTCCACGTCCTGAGAGCTAAACTCATGCTTACCCCGGCGTTTCACGCGCACGCAAAACGTTTTCCCTTCCAGTTGCTCGCGGTACAGCGCCAGCGTCTGCTCAAAGATGTCATGAATATCGCTATAGGCGCGATCTTCAACATCCAGAATGTGATGAATGCCGGGAATACGCGTCAGCGCATCGCGAATACTCTCATGCTGGCTTTCGTCTTTTGCGCGAACTTCTATATGATCCCAGTGACGGACAACCGCCAGCGTTTCATCATGATTTTTGAGTACGTTGCGGATGTTCCCCGTCAGAATCTTGATAAAGCGCAACCGCACGGATTGGCTTTTGATGGTGATTTCCGGGAACAATTTAATGATAAACTTCATGGCGGCTGTCGTTACTTGATCAGATA
This window encodes:
- a CDS encoding MFS transporter, whose product is MNDNKMTPGELRATWGLGTVFSLRMLGMFMVLPVLTTYGMALQGASESLIGIAIGIYGLMQAIFQIPFGLMSDRVGRKPLIVGGLLIFTLGSVIAALSDSIWGIILGRALQGSGAISAAVMALLSDLTREQNRTKAMAFIGVSFGVTFAIAMVVGPIVTHAFGLQALFWGIAVLALMGIVITLTMIPAAPSHVLNRESAIVRGSFRKVLANSRLLKLNFGIMCLHILLMSSFVALPRVMEQAGLAPQDHWKVYLVTMLISFAGVVPFIIYAELKRRMIRVFILCIVLLIAAELVLWAAGNQLWRIIFGIQLFFLAFNVMEALLPSLISKESPAGYKGTAMGVYSTTQFLGVAIGGSLGGGLFDLYGPAAVFAIGAGIAALWLIVGFTMPEPPYLSSLRITLSDLALKNSDLEQKMRTQPGVAEVIIVPDEYSAYVKIDNKRISRQQLEQLVRQA
- a CDS encoding YajQ family cyclic di-GMP-binding protein, with the translated sequence MPSFDIVSEIDMQEVRNAVDNATRELSTRWDFRNVPASFELNEKSQSIKVASESDFQVQQLVDILREKLMKRGIEGGALEVPEEMDHSGKTYSVEAKLKQGIESALAKKIVKLIKDSKLKVQAQIQGEQVRVTGKSRDDLQSVMALVRGADLGQPFQFTNFRD
- the panE gene encoding 2-dehydropantoate 2-reductase, whose amino-acid sequence is MKITVLGCGAIGQLWLAAFHQHGHDVQGWLRIPQPFCPVNVIQLNGQHCNLNLTANDPEHLAQSELLLVTLKAWQVSDAVIALLPQLNPHCTILLLHNGMGTHEELPPLSQPLIFGVTTHAARRDATTVVHVAAGTTHIGSVNNADTQSHFAEILHQVLPDVAWHNNITATCWLKLAANCVINPLTVVYQCQNGDLRDHPQQLESLCQEIAAVMDREGFHTSTESLLIYINQVIQNTAANISSMRQDIMAQRHTEIDYITGYLLRRARIHGLTLPENSRLFEAIKRKENEYERIGTGVSGSW
- the yajL gene encoding protein deglycase YajL; protein product: MSASVLACLAPGSEETEAVTTIDLLIRAGIQVTTASVASDGGLEIICSRGVKLLADVPLVAVADRHFDALILPGGLQGAECFRDSPLLVECIRQTHQEGKIIAAMCASPAVVLEHHQLFPIGNMTGYPGLKDKIAPEKWMDKRVVYDPRVKLLTTQGPGTSMDFALKLIDLLLGKEKAAEVAAQLILPPGIYNYRD
- the thiI gene encoding tRNA uracil 4-sulfurtransferase ThiI, whose amino-acid sequence is MKFIIKLFPEITIKSQSVRLRFIKILTGNIRNVLKNHDETLAVVRHWDHIEVRAKDESQHESIRDALTRIPGIHHILDVEDRAYSDIHDIFEQTLALYREQLEGKTFCVRVKRRGKHEFSSQDVERYVGGGLNQHIETARVNLTSPQVTVHLEIDQDRLLLINGRYEGIGGFPIGTQEDVLSLISGGFDSGVSSYMLMRRGCRVHYCFFNLGGAAHEIGVKQVAHYLWSRFGSSHRVRFIAIDFEPVVGEILEKIDDGQMGVVLKRMMVRAASKMAERYGVQALVTGEALGQVSSQTLTNLRLIDNASDTLILRPLISHDKEHIIKLARQLGTEDFAKTMPEYCGVISKSPTVKAVKAKIEHEESLFDFSILERVVSEARNIDIREIAEQASQEVAEVETVAAFAPTDVLLDIRAPDEQEDKPLEPNGAEIKLLPFYKLSTQFGDLDQSKTYLLYCERGVMSRLQALYLREQGFSNVKVYRP